A part of Eremothecium sinecaudum strain ATCC 58844 chromosome VII, complete sequence genomic DNA contains:
- the CLC1 gene encoding clathrin light chain CLC1 (Syntenic homolog of Ashbya gossypii AGR309C; Syntenic homolog of Saccharomyces cerevisiae YGR167W (CLC1)), which produces MSDDAFSDVGSEDRYVASDSSSVAEESKEIMNNWKKRRELEIEERDRVEEEAKRKLQEEAEQHINDFYDVYNKKKQHQLEQSKAEAEQFLKEREEFFNQDNTLWDRVLQLINVDDADQIGDRDRSKFKEILLKLQGDKNAPGLSDK; this is translated from the coding sequence ATGTCAGATGATGCATTTAGTGACGTTGGAAGTGAAGATCGGTATGTAGCCTCTGATTCAAGCAGCGTTGCAGAGGAATCAAAGGAAATCATGAACAACTGGAAGAAAAGGCGTGAGTTAGAGATTGAAGAAAGAGATCGTgtggaagaagaagctaaaCGTAAGCTACAAGAGGAAGCTGAACAGCATATTAATGATTTCTACGACGTGTACAATAAGAAAAAGCAACATCAATTAGAACAATCAAAGGCCGAAGCTGAGCAGTTTTTGAAGGAAAGAGAAGAGTTTTTTAATCAAGATAACACTCTTTGGGACCGTGTATTGCAATTAATAAATGTTGATGATGCCGATCAGATAGGTGATCGCGACAGGTCTAAATTTAAGGAAATCCTTTTAAAGCTACAGGGCGACAAGAACGCTCCTGGTCTTTCGGACAAGTAA
- a CDS encoding HGL180Cp (Syntenic homolog of Ashbya gossypii AGR313W-A; Syntenic homolog of Ashbya gossypii NOHBY751 and unannotated Eremothecium cymbalariae gene; No homolog in Saccharomyces cerevisiae): MKAKTVLLLLVSTLVLTVAESDETAYDKAERYIQETLNPYIADAASFQRYVHSHPDEFEVKEIDEDNAEFYVKSPSWVKLDKGDFNSAISKLGKKHRYLRGKHLQIDDDKLFLSIEDTNLFDELPT; this comes from the coding sequence ATGAAAGCTAAGACTGTACTCCTTCTACTTGTCTCTACTCTGGTGCTAACTGTCGCAGAATCAGATGAAACCGCGTACGACAAAGCCGAGAGGTATATACAAGAGACCCTAAATCCATATATAGCTGACGCTGCATCTTTTCAGAGATACGTACACTCTCATCCAGATGAATTTGAGGTCAAAGAAATTGATGAGGACAACGCAGAGTTCTATGTTAAGAGTCCAAGCTGGGTTAAACTAGATAAAGGTGATTTCAACTCAGCTATCAGTAAGCTGGGGAAAAAGCATAGGTACTTGAGAGGGAAACACCTCCAAATAGATGACGATAAGTTATTCTTAAGTATTGAAGACACCAACTTGTTTGATGAGTTACCAACATGA
- the MRPS35 gene encoding mitochondrial 37S ribosomal protein mS45 (Syntenic homolog of Ashbya gossypii AGR311C; Syntenic homolog of Saccharomyces cerevisiae YGR165W (MRPS35); 1-intron in Ashbya gossypii), with product MMLSFKRFSSPEGISRPLVQEVVKQQRRHASGRQNAYPQYPYHLLGRSSRGKGDSNLKYAMRQFLGPKNFKGEYLYNKYFSPPTDHQPNYIIPDIENGKSLVDPVTGNAVTITADNTLVVSNRTPLKPNKSRKLQPFPSNDHCKTNHILDDKTRHAIYHMVAVEKIPVQQISKKFNLKVPRVEAVVRLVELEEKLEKQNRISQHVKTMADTMFKMFPVFGTGSHENLSEIPIPSKALSSRILTLAESEPFGPIDAANVLELEPAAKTLEKLTNVTETSGLNGNKDQKDLKKVVYGEVREGDRFRFKFINKPVGKVGFRYGTTSRDNKKDRKIGFDETGKMIYL from the exons ATGATGTTGTCTTTTAAGAGATTTTCATCACCAGAAGGTATATCAAGGCCTTTGGTTCAAGAGGTGGTGAAGCAACAAAGAAGACATGCTTCGGGCCGCCAAAATGCATACCCACAATACCCATATCATCTGTTGGGCAGGTCATCGAGGGGCAAAGGTGATTCTAATTTGAAGTATGCAATGAGGCAGTTCTTGGGTCCCAAGAACTTTAAAGGCGAGTATTTATACAATAAATACTTTTCGCCGCCAACAGATCATCAGCCTAATTATATTATACCAGATATTGAGAATGGTAAATCTTTGGTTGATCCAGTTACAGGGAATGCTGTTACTATTACCGCTGATAACACTCTTGTTGTGTCAAATAGAACTCCTTTGAAACCTAATAAATCTCGCAAATTGCAGCCATTTCCATCTAATGATCACTGCAAGACTAATCACATACTAGATGATAAAACGAGGCATGCAATTTATCATATGGTAGCAGTAGAAAAAATTCCTGTCCAACAAATATCCAAGAAGTTCAATTTAAAAGTGCCCAGGGTTGAGGCCGTTGTGAGATTAGTCGAATTGGAAGAAAAACTGGAAAAACAG AACCGCATATCACAGCATGTAAAAACCATGGCAGACACGATGTTCAAGATGTTCCCTGTGTTTGGCACAGGCAGTCATGAGAATCTGAGTGAAATTCCTATTCCAAGCAAGGCCCTTTCTTCCCGTATACTAACACTAGCGGAATCGGAGCCTTTTGGACCTATCGATGCAGCTAATGTTCTTGAATTGGAACCAGCAGCCAAAACGCTGGAAAAATTAACTAATGTTACTGAAACTTCAGGCTTGAACGGCAACAAGGATCAAAAAGACCTGAAAAAGGTAGTGTATGGTGAGGTTAGGGAAGGTGATAGATTTAGGTTTAAATTTATCAACAAACCAGTGGGTAAGGTTGGTTTCCGTTATGGTACTACATCTCGTGATAATAAAAAGGATCGTAAGATTGGATTCGATGAGACGGGTAAgatgatatatttataG
- the PEX35 gene encoding Pex35p (Syntenic homolog of Ashbya gossypii AGR308W; Syntenic homolog of Saccharomyces cerevisiae YGR168C) has protein sequence MKIALLLRQVIKFVIKDANIEVLGGKIFAILKIEELLQLWGLLRTGRLAKLARVLERCGALPALLVLYPLAVKVKGEYEWLSWNGTMLLSMLPVAPSLPDWAVSLASTECVLGVLSKRLTFVRRWFENMTVETRILIRQALISVCIPLLRRVTVNPGPVEQWLFGKRSILHDFLIFYSAWNVASIYKFVKQSLYRVTDGSDKRKDRARPSSHHADIEPSNVNSKHLLYRLREMDELSTKKYNRYFDRLLSCTIRRNFTICMKWALWRRSINWLFNCNTSYMVGHLQKSVVIMLTFLILNGDEYLSVNTDALKYLFHCIVTQKLGTLDPSAKYFLLLAGLNFELYNVQRLVK, from the coding sequence ATGAAGATCGCATTACTTCTCCGCCAAGTCATAAAGTTCGTGATTAAAGACGCGAATATTGAGGTGTTAGGGGGAAAGATCTTTGCTATATTAAAGATTGAAGAGCTTTTGCAACTGTGGGGACTGCTACGAACAGGCAGGTTGGCAAAACTGGCGAGGGTTTTAGAGCGTTGTGGTGCTCTGCCGGCGTTGCTAGTATTATACCCGTTAGCGGTCAAGGTCAAAGGAGAGTACGAGTGGTTGTCATGGAACGGGACGATGCTTTTAAGTATGCTGCCAGTGGCGCCGAGCTTGCCGGATTGGGCTGTTTCTCTTGCTTCTACAGAGTGTGTGTTGGGCGTGCTGAGCAAGCGGTTGACTTTTGTCCGACGTTGGTTTGAGAACATGACCGTTGAAACTAGAATTCTAATCAGACAAGCCTTAATAAGTGTATGTATTCCGCTGCTAAGGAGGGTGACTGTGAACCCGGGTCCAGTGGAACAGTGGCTCTTTGGCAAGAGGTCTATCCTGCATGATTTCCTTATATTTTATTCTGCGTGGAACGTTGCCTCTATTTATAAATTTGTGAAGCAGTCTCTCTATAGAGTGACGGACGGTAGCGATAAGCGGAAAGATCGAGCCAGGCCCTCAAGCCATCACGCAGATATTGAGCCGTCGAATGTTAACTCCAAGCACTTGCTCTACCGACTCCGCGAGATGGACGAACTGTCAACGAAGAAGTACAACCGCTATTTTGATAGGTTGCTAAGTTGCACTATTCGGAGGAACTTTACTATATGCATGAAATGGGCGCTTTGGAGACGCAGCATTAACTGGTTGTTCAATTGTAATACGTCCTATATGGTTGGTCACCTTCAGAAATCTGTCGTGATAATGCTCACATTTTTAATCCTCAATGGCGATGAATACCTAAGTGTCAATACGGACGCTCTTAAATACCTTTTTCATTGCATTGTCACACAAAAGCTAGGCACATTGGACCCTTCAGCCAAGTATTTCCTGCTGTTAGCTGGCCTTAACTTTGAGTTATATAATGTACAGCGCTTAGTTAAGTGA
- the TPH3 gene encoding Tph3p (Syntenic homolog of Ashbya gossypii AGR313W; Syntenic homolog of Saccharomyces cerevisiae YJL016W) — translation MFGIFKRIKQRIADGEYVSVKGSLVHAIDEKEYNSILPITLLIDSQERKSYVRQDKPSLLCIWNGVQWPVDTIELVGTRMNLTFGGDQHANLITVSVTDDVKGLKSMFVNESMHVSNECVLISTSIPFRVKLERTIMLQRFENWSMHKTLTAMLLAIIGTRIHDTHLVMRGIYPFADWCYVFINDRWVKAWAYVRFSREQGKKNSTENTIQFFKTKSLSKKNLICSIDSSDFAEEVFFTRDTSTCDLSALKIDNLRAFLSEVDTIKYVGDVRVFTNDRKTRAFEYRGGSPDIEKLKVSKYSSSNNSTVSTIEVSEDSSPVRKVHGLLIRPLPHKGIHHLESLVRFILPIMDCLRLYGRPEGFLLDHKHQDSLLFGLPKLPITDYLAQEELKLLESESFNREHPQRQIKSFVCDQLKLDRSNLTFGIVHSMKEIASSLPSTAALSNTDF, via the coding sequence ATGTTTGGAATATTTAAGCGAATAAAACAAAGAATTGCAGACGGTGAGTATGTCTCTGTGAAGGGTAGCCTAGTTCATGCTATTGATGAAAAGGAATACAATAGTATACTGCCCATCACCCTGTTAATTGATTCACAGGAAAGGAAGTCATATGTACGCCAAGATAAGCCTTCATTATTATGTATATGGAATGGCGTTCAATGGCCGGTTGATACCATTGAACTGGTTGGCACGAGGATGAACCTGACGTTTGGCGGTGACCAACATGCTAACTTAATTACAGTAAGCGTAACTGACGATGTCAAAGGGCTAAAATCTATGTTTGTGAACGAGTCCATGCATGTATCTAATGAATGCGTATTGATTTCTACGTCAATACCCTTTCGGGTTAAATTAGAAAGGACTATAATGCTACAGCGGTTCGAGAATTGGTCCATGCACAAAACTCTTACAGCCATGTTACTAGCAATAATAGGTACACGTATTCATGATACACACCTGGTTATGAGAGGCATATACCCCTTTGCGGACTGGTGCTATGTATTTATTAATGATAGGTGGGTTAAGGCCTGGGCATACGTGCGTTTTTCGCGTGAGCAAGGCAAGAAGAATTCTACTGAAAATACAATCCAATTTTTCAAAACCAAGAGTTTGTCGAAGAAAAATCTCATTTGTTCAATTGATAGCTCTGATTTCGCTGAGGAGGTATTTTTTACTCGGGACACGTCCACATGTGATCTTTCTGCGTTGAAGATAGATAACTTACGAGCATTTTTATCTGAAGTGGACACAATTAAGTACGTGGGCGATGTTCGAGTTTTTACAAATGACAGAAAAACACGAGCTTTCGAATATCGAGGCGGTTCTCCtgatattgaaaaattGAAAGTCTCCAAATACTCTAGTAGTAATAACAGCACAGTGAGCACTATTGAAGTTTCCGAGGATAGCTCTCCGGTGAGAAAGGTTCACGGACTTCTCATTAGACCACTACCGCATAAAGGAATTCATCACTTGGAGAGTTTGGTAAGGTTTATATTACCAATTATGGATTGTCTTCGGCTCTATGGCAGACCTGAAGGATTCCTTCTTGACCACAAACACCAAGACTCTTTGCTCTTTGGTCTACCAAAATTACCTATCACAGATTACCTTGCACAAGAAGAGCTGAAATTACTGGAATCTGAATCATTCAATAGAGAGCACCCTCAAAGACAAATAAAATCCTTTGTTTGTGACCAATTAAAGCTTGATAGATCAAATTTGACGTTTGGTATAGTTCACTCGATGAAAGAAATTGCCAGTAGTCTACCTTCTACTGCAGCATTGAGCAACACCGATTTTTGA
- the TRS65 gene encoding Trs65p (Syntenic homolog of Ashbya gossypii AGR310C; Syntenic homolog of Saccharomyces cerevisiae YGR166W (TRS65)) has translation MKLLVPISDLDLSLETPLEELETLHCSRRFVIFDENLPVYLHYNPTSCKPKKLTVNINEAVVYEGSDASIWKAAGPPGFRLWKLDEQLIRNKIFHTNLCMNNSNKNRMTLKLEYQVIDENEVPTTFVPDNEILPTFKQLKLHEKRPNDVVNENVLKEEFVSLPIHTLLTMRLRNLTLSSRNTILSSLDFQASMAICEFIPDPEMMISSIRYELVDDISSVVVYPMWEIEFPLTVTKFDSHSINYQLPENKNRPHRVRITVEYQLKREHQMHPIVTVWDTEVSLRKTIQTLRETSLALPSQPSTGYTTPYIGSTASFAGPGGFQRYSSSASCLHQSGLKLGSGVTFKIRDLKEPVPCGREFPLILQIDNASTFSLNLVIYYSSVRAQQSQDIRLKMNYEGIILLSNDYKVPPIAPGETYEVELNCIGIIPGYYHNLRGLKVVNLDTNEVIHIGRNVSITII, from the coding sequence ATGAAGCTGTTGGTTCCAATCTCAGATCTAGATCTATCGTTGGAAACACCTCTTGAGGAGCTCGAGACATTACATTGTTCGCGGAGGTTCGTTATCTTCGATGAGAACCTTCCTGTATACCTCCATTATAATCCGACAAGTTGCAAACCAAAAAAACTCACGGTCAATATAAATGAAGCTGTTGTTTACGAGGGCAGCGATGCATCGATCTGGAAGGCAGCTGGACCTCCTGGATTTAGGTTGTGGAAGCTAGATGAACAGCTTATACGCAATAAGATTTTCCACACCAATTTGTGCATGAACAATAGCAATAAGAATCGAATGACTTTGAAACTAGAATACCAAGTGATTGATGAGAACGAAGTTCCTACAACCTTTGTTCCTGATAATGAAATTTTACCTACTTTTAAGCAACTAAAACTGCACGAGAAGCGACCGAATGATGTGGTAAATGAAAATGTTTTAAAAGAGGAATTCGTATCTCTTCCAATACATACGCTGCTGACCATGCGGCTGAGAAATTTAACACTGTCATCCAGGAATACTATCCTTTCATCGTTGGACTTTCAGGCTTCTATGGCGATATGTGAATTTATTCCGGACCCGGAAATGATGATCTCATCCATTCGATATGAATTGGTCGATGACATATCTTCGGTAGTGGTATATCCCATGTGGGAGATAGAATTTCCACTAACAGTAACCAAATTTGACAGCCACAGTATCAATTACCAGCTTCCTGAAAACAAGAACCGTCCTCACCGTGTTCGGATCACTGTAGAATACCAACTTAAAAGAGAACATCAAATGCATCCAATTGTCACGGTATGGGACACAGAAGTGTCATTAAGGAAGACAATTCAAACCCTTAGAGAAACTTCTCTTGCCCTACCTTCTCAGCCATCAACCGGCTACACAACTCCATATATTGGTTCCACAGCCTCGTTTGCTGGACCTGGTGGTTTCCAACGGTACTCTTCATCCGCATCATGCCTTCATCAATCCGGCCTAAAACTTGGCTCCGGTGTCACATTCAAGATCCGTGACCTCAAAGAACCTGTACCGTGTGGCCGTGAGTTTCCATTGATTCTCCAGATAGACAATGCCTCGACCTTTTCGCTGAACCTTGTGATATACTATTCTTCAGTTAGAGCTCAACAATCCCAAGATATTCGTCTAAAAATGAATTACGAAGGTATTATACTGCTTTCTAACGACTATAAGGTGCCACCTATCGCCCCAGGTGAAACTTATGAAGTAGAATTGAACTGCATCGGAATCATTCCCGGCTATTACCACAACCTGAGAGGGTTGAAGGTGGTCAATCTCGACACCAATGAAGTAATACACATTGGGCGTAATGTCTCAATCACGATCATATAA
- the CCT3 gene encoding chaperonin-containing T-complex subunit CCT3 (Syntenic homolog of Ashbya gossypii AGR314W; Syntenic homolog of Saccharomyces cerevisiae YJL014W (CCT3)): protein MQAPVIFMNASQQRTTGREAQISNITAAKAVADVIRTCLGPKAMLKMLLDPMGGLVLTNDGHAILREIDVAHPAAKSMLELSRTQDEEVGDGTTTVIILAGEVLAQCAPYILEKNIHPVIVIQALKSALSDALEVIKQVSRPVDVENDEAMKKLIHAAIGTKYVNHWSEKMCDLALRAVKTVRIDMGKTSDGEQNYEIDTKRYVRIEKIPGGDVMESTVLYGVMLNKDVVHPKMSRRIENPRVVLLDCPLEYKKGESQTNIEITKEEDWNRILQIEEEQVQWMCEQILAVKPDLVITEKGVSDLAQHYLLKGGCSVLRRVKKSDNNRISRVTGATISNRVEDLKESDVGTNCGLFKVELIGDEYYTFIDECKEPKACSIMLRGPSKDILNEIERNLQDAIAVTRNVMLSPSLSPGGGATEMAVSVKLSERAKQLEGIQQWPYQAVADAMECIPRTLIQNAGGNPIRILSQLRAKHAQGKYTIGIDGDTGKTVDMQEYGIWEPEVIKQQSIKTAIESACLLLRVDDIVSGVRKQEQ from the coding sequence ATGCAGGCTCCAGTTATATTCATGAATGCGTCCCAGCAGCGTACCACTGGTCGTGAAGCGCAAATATCTAATATTACAGCAGCTAAGGCAGTCGCTGACGTTATTCGTACTTGTCTAGGACCTAAGGCAATGTTAAAGATGTTGCTAGATCCAATGGGTGGTTTAGTACTAACAAATGATGGTCATGCAATTTTACGTGAAATTGACGTCGCACATCCTGCAGCAAAGTCTATGTTGGAGTTGTCACGTACTCaggatgaagaagttggaGATGGTACTACCACAGTTATTATCCTTGCTGGTGAGGTTTTGGCACAATGCGCGCCATATATCCTTGAAAAGAATATCCATCCAGTCATTGTCATTCAAGCATTGAAGAGTGCACTTTCGGATGCGTTGGAAGTTATAAAGCAAGTGAGCAGACCTGTGGATGTAGAGAATGATGAGGCTATGAAAAAGCTTATTCACGCTGCAATTGGCACAAAGTATGTGAACCACTGGTCTGAGAAGATGTGCGATTTGGCATTACGTGCTGTGAAAACAGTTAGAATCGATATGGGAAAGACTTCGGATGGTGAGCAAAATTATGAAATTGATACGAAGAGATATGTCCGTATAGAGAAGATTCCAGGTGGTGATGTTATGGAATCCACCGTATTATACGGTGTCATGTTGAATAAAGATGTCGTGCATCCAAAAATGTCTCGTAGAATTGAAAATCCTCGTGTCGTACTTTTGGATTGTCCTCTAGAGTACAAGAAGGGAGAATCGCAAACTAACATTGAGATTACAAAGGAAGAAGACTGGAACAGGATCCTACAAATAGAGGAAGAACAAGTCCAATGGATGTGTGAGCAGATATTGGCTGTCAAACCAGACCTTGTGATTACTGAAAAGGGTGTTTCAGATTTGGCTCAGCATTACTTATTGAAGGGTGGATGTAGTGTTTTAAGAAGAGTTAAAAAATCTGATAACAATAGAATTTCCAGGGTCACTGGTGCTACAATTTCTAACCGTGTAGAAGATTTGAAGGAATCGGACGTTGGAACTAACTGTGGATTGTTTAAGGTTGAACTAATCGGTGATGAGTACTACACCTTCATAGATGAATGTAAAGAACCAAAGGCATGCAGTATCATGCTAAGAGGTCCATCGAAGGATATTTTGAATGAAATTGAACGTAATTTACAAGATGCTATTGCAGTTACTCGTAACGTGATGTTGTCACCTTCCTTGTCTCCAGGTGGTGGTGCTACCGAAATGGCTGTGTCTGTTAAGTTATCAGAGCGTGCAAAGCAATTGGAAGGTATTCAACAATGGCCATACCAAGCTGTTGCGGATGCAATGGAATGTATCCCCCGTACTTTGATCCAAAACGCGGGCGGTAACCCTATTAGAATTTTGTCTCAACTGAGAGCTAAGCATGCACAAGGTAAATACACAATCGGTATTGATGGAGACACAGGTAAGACTGTGGACATGCAAGAATACGGCATTTGGGAGCCAGAAGTCATTAAGCAACAAAGTATTAAAACTGCTATCGAAAGTGCTTGTCTATTATTAAGAGTTGATGATATCGTTAGCGGTGTCAGAAAGCAAGAACAATGA
- the MPS3 gene encoding Mps3p (Syntenic homolog of Ashbya gossypii AGR312W; Syntenic homolog of Saccharomyces cerevisiae YJL019W (MPS3)) — MGESSRQKLYNQSIQDAYNVLLNQKRASRSSATIENDENEEEPTEMSEFSDSEGGYSDDLIQEDEFLAQEEDEEYSRFKKSVIHDQVDDDYGWLDDDEDTDYTEEADQSFIQDNGESSYSSREGSVLHEISSKSFSGKWLLIGIITTALIWFMVSPSSRLENIERELKHTGMGGRQDQGTNSLDLDSNIKVIIQQFEKNIKRILPKYMKKLEMDVADLESKVQKIDQRLLNQNITQWEKDLITNLNDKLPEKIPIVMENDTGMLLIPELHDYLSAMIGHVVRQSVTSLPQFDFNLNDYVKEVLKNNFQCVDKQTFLDQLQGSLFSTKKEILEELESRLSHVTNSDSVSQQYSSVLIKKLVHRIYNANQHQWESDLNFATLAQGTNLLNHLCSKTHHGPVGPVDLLQDCTSCTSTYWNCQPTGCTWAIRFSEPMFLTKLGYIHGKFSHNLHVMAAAPKTIRVYVKLNEVKRRPPSNFEYWSKSSSFIALGSWDYDIFDSHIRQDFELPQWFIQAKMLVRAVAFEVVSNHGNQKYTSLKKFVINAVTPQDLQLMDKFPQDWKTKVPDYSVMIDEKERLRASLVAKRHDADKVPSFGDDEIDT; from the coding sequence ATGGGCGAAAGTTCGCGACAGAAGCTATATAACCAAAGCATACAAGATGCATACAATGTGCTTTTAAACCAAAAACGAGCTTCAAGATCGTCTGCAACCATAGAGAACGACGAAAACGAGGAAGAGCCTACAGAAATGAGTGAGTTTAGCGATTCTGAGGGCGGTTATAGCGATGATCTAATTCAAGAAGATGAGTTTCTTgctcaagaagaagatgaagagtACTCGCGATTTAAGAAATCAGTAATTCATGACCAGGTGGATGATGATTACGGATGGTTAGATGATGACGAGGATACCGATTACACGGAAGAGGCAGATCAGAGCTTCATTCAAGACAATGGCGAAAGCAGTTATTCATCAAGAGAAGGCTCGGTTCTGCACGAGATCTCGTCGAAAAGCTTCTCGGGAAAGTGGTTACTGATTGGGATTATTACTACGGCTTTGATCTGGTTCATGGTTAGTCCGTCCTCAAGGTTGGAGAATATTGAACGTGAATTGAAGCACACAGGCATGGGAGGAAGACAGGATCAAGGTACTAATAGCTTAGATTTGGACTCTAATATCAAGGTGATTATCCAGCAATTTGAGAAGAACATTAAACGTATTCTACCTAAATATATGAAGAAATTAGAAATGGATGTCGCAGACCTAGAATCTAAAGTCCAGAAGATTGATCAGCGTTTGCTGAATCAAAATATTACACAATGGGAGAAGGATCTAATTACGAATTTGAACGATAAACTTCCCGAAAAGATTCCCATTGTTATGGAAAATGACACTGGGATGTTATTAATTCCAGAGTTGCACGACTATTTGTCGGCTATGATTGGACACGTTGTGAGGCAGAGTGTTACTTCACTGCCTCAGTTCGATTTCAATCTGAACGATTACGTGAAAGAAGTTCTCAAAAATAACTTCCAGTGTGTTGACAAGCAAACATTCCTGGATCAACTGCAGGGAAGTTTGTTTTCTACAAAGAAAGAGATTTTAGAGGAGCTAGAATCTCGCCTGTCGCATGTTACAAACTCGGATTCTGTATCACAACAGTATTCATCCGTTTTGATAAAAAAGCTTGTACACAGAATTTACAATGCTAACCAGCATCAATGGGAGTCAGATTTGAATTTTGCTACTCTAGCACAAGGCACGAACCTTCTTAATCACCTATGTTCAAAAACCCATCACGGACCTGTTGGGCCTGTGGATCTATTACAAGATTGTACGAGCTGTACGTCTACATATTGGAACTGCCAGCCTACTGGATGTACTTGGGCTATCAGATTTTCTGAACCTATGTTTCTTACCAAACTAGGCTACATTCATGGCAAGTTTAGCCATAACCTTCACGTTATGGCTGCAGCTCCGAAAACCATTAGGGTTTACGTGAAACTAAATGAGGTCAAGAGGAGACCACCTTCTAACTTTGAATACTGGAGTAAGAGCAGTTCCTTTATCGCTTTAGGTTCTTGGGACTACGACATATTTGATAGTCATATTAGGCAAGACTTTGAGCTCCCGCAGTGGTTTATACAAGCCAAGATGCTTGTACGTGCAGTAGCTTTTGAAGTTGTATCGAACCATGGAAATCAAAAATATACTTCCTTAAAAAAGTTCGTTATTAATGCTGTTACTCCACAAGATTTGCAGTTAATGGATAAGTTTCCTCAGGACTGGAAAACCAAAGTACCGGACTACTCGGTTATGATAGATGAAAAGGAACGACTCAGAGCTTCTCTCGTTGCAAAAAGACATGATGCGGATAAAGTACCTTCATTTGGGGATGACGAAATTGATACCTAA